Genomic window (Mycosarcoma maydis chromosome 5, whole genome shotgun sequence):
GGTGGTCATGACATCGCCGTAAAAGTGGATCACGTAGAGTGCAAgttcgatctgctgccAAGAGATTTGCCCATCCGAATCAGAAGAGCTGGTTTCGAACGAGGCAAACGTGGACAGCACCAGCTGCGCCACGCTGGTCGAAAAGagcttgtcgtcgatggctgCAATTGCGCCGACGATGGTCTGGAGACTCCTTCGCATTTCCAGAAACTTggcatcttcctcgtcgtcgtcgtcgtcgtcgtcctcggcagcTCCGAAGCTGCCCGCAGGCCATtcggcctcgtcgtcgaatCTCATCTTCTGGAGCGCAACACCGATGAGGTTGGAAAGGAACTCGGCTCGTGCTCCTGTGAGCTCtgcgcctcgtcgacgtgCTTTTTTGTAGATGGAAAGAATCATGTTGACGCCCGAGAAGGTCTGTTCCGAAGCATCATCGTACTCGTCCGAGAGGAAAGCAAGCACGAGCGGCAAAAGTGAGTTGAGCAGatcttctgctgctgctctggtCGACTCTTCGGCAGCACTCTCCTCGAGGATCTTGCACATTTCGAGCACGAGTCCGTTTGTCAAGTGAGCCAGGTGTTCTCGAAATTCGATGTTGGAGTCGCTGGTGTCGCTTTGACCGTTCTGGGCGGATGGACCAGTGCGTGTTCGTGACTCGAGGGGAGTGATGACTTGGGGCAGGTTGAGTGCCTGAGCGAGGGAGAGCTTGTCGGCTGGCTTCATGCCTTTGCTGACAATGCCGTGCAGGGCATCTGCAGCGGCTGTACGGATCTTGGGGATAGGATGATGCAAGACGTTGAAAAGCAAGGGCACGGTCTGGTTGGTAACGACAAGGTTGATGTCGATCCACGAGACGTAATCTTCGACGATTttggtggcggcggcggtgagGTCGACAGCGTTTGTGAAATTCATGCTGCGGACGCCGGATGCTGAATTGGGATTGCTAGCATGCTCGCCCTGGTTGACACGGTTGAAACCCTCTTCCACGATACGCCAGACGGAATCGGCAATGTTGGACGCATGGTTGGCACGAATTTCGTCCCTGATGACGGCATCGCGCTGCAGACGCTCTTTGGATCGAACGGCTCTCAAGGTAACGTCGGAGCCGAGAGTGACGGAGAGGTCATGGAGTACGCGCAGGACAAGGTCGGTGGTGAGAGGGTTGATTGGGAGCTGCAAGGTGGACTGCTGGGACGGAGATGCGGCGGGGTGGGCACGAATCATGGAAAGAAGCGTGGGAAGGAGGGTGTATGGTGGTGGAAGGTTGTAGGTCTGAAGGAGCAAGACAGCGAGGACTTGGGCGAACTTGTTCTTGATGTAGGCTACAGAGGCATCTCCGGATCCGGCAACATACTCGTTCTGAATGTACTCTACAGCCGACTGTTGAAGGGTGgcgacggcggcggcaggGTCGGTGGAGAGGCTGATACGATTGGCGAGAAAgtcatcgacgagcatgAGGCCAAACATGCGGGCATTCTGGCTGTATTTGGGGCCATTGTCCTGCGGATTTCGTGCTGACCAAACGGACCAGCCAACGCTCCAACTCTCGTGTGTGATGGTTTTGAGATGTTCGAGGAATTGGAGCGCCTGAGAGGTGACATCAGGACCGGCATTGGCGAGCGGATTGGAGGCGATCTCCACGGCTTGGATGAGTTGTTCCTCCATTGCTCTTGGGCGTACGAATTGGTGCTCGATGGTGCTCCCTGTAGCGATGTGCACAGCTGATCGCTCAGCGAGGGGCCGCTCGAGAGACGCTATGCTGAAAAGTCGAATGGAAGGTGGGAGGATTGGGTCTGCAGCTATACCCACATGGAGAACGGTCGTGATTgcgctgttgttgttgttgttgttgttgttgttggtggtggtggtggtgatgggcGAGTGGAGCTTGAAGGTGCCGAGGCGAGGAACGAACGAGCTGTACGAAAAGCCAAGGCTCAAGTGGAGaaagctcgagatgctgtCAGCCGGTGGCGGGGTCGTTTGAGTTTCGTGGTCAGAAGTAAGGGAAAGATGGCGGAGCGGGTCGATGCTGAGGGTTGTGAGGTTGTGAGGTGATGAGGGAGGTCGAGCAAGTCTGATATGGCCAAAACCGCATCTGAGAGCGCTTGGGTAGTGTGATCAGTGTCGAGAAGTTTTGGCAatttttctttctttcttctcTGACTGTCACAAgtctgaatcacgaatgtgaatgaCGAGTCTGAGTCTGCAAAAGTGACACGCATCTCAGAAAGTCACGAATGAAAGAAACACACTCATAAATAACCTTGGCACgtcagattcgtgatttcgtgcGAGAATCCAGAATCACGCGTCATTATTGTAGCGTGTTACGCCGAATACATCTATCAAAAGAACACCTGTTGGAAAGAGAAAATCTTGTGGCCttcacaatcaccaatcacgaatctgtgcTGAGCATCCGTTGGTGACTGAGCTCTGACATCCGACTTCGAAAGGGAAAACGTACTTTGATTAGGCGGGCTGGTGAGTCGTACCACGCTGAAGATGCTTAATGCGAGTCGAAGATGACGGTATTGGAAGGATTTGCGTAGAGGGAAGGAGGGATAGATAGCTACAAGGagccaacagcaacaagcgtgaaggcaGCTGATTGGTTTACCCCGCAACGCGAAGACAGAGCTTTAATTTTATGTATgcacaaatcacgagtgtcgaACAGCAaactattcgtgattcacgcttgtgACTGTAGGGACAATGCCTTGAAAGTTGTCCTGGGGCAAGTGCAACCATTTGCAACCTTTCCACGCTGGCCGTCGCTTGTTGCAACATGCATCTGGTACAGTTGGCGATCGTGTGGGCTCTCATAGGCGAGCTTCAAAGCGCTCGTTTAGGCTTGTATGGGAGAGAGACTTGGTACTTGAACGGGACGACGACCGCTTTCAAGTCTTGGCAGAGGCGTGGCACTAAGCGAAGTGTATGATGACGACATGTTTACTCGTCTTTTTCCAGATAACTTGGTTAATCTCGGCTCAGTTGGTTGGAACAcgtttggctgctggaCCGAATGCGCATTGGTGTTGAGAATGGCCACGGGCGATAGCCAGGAGTGGTAGTAAGCGAGGCTTGCGGTTGCGCTTTTCGAGCattgcaatcacgaatcacgaatcacgaatcacgaagcacgaagcacgagtcacgaatcacgaatgggaTTTCAAATCAGGGTCCCGTGTCGATCTATGGGAACATGCTCGGTAAAGACGATtcgagaatcgagaatcgtgaatcgtgaatcgtgaatcgaatCAAGGCGCGCGAccattcgtggttgccCTCGGTCGCGTGCGGTGTAGGATAGGATTGAAGCAGACAGCCCTTCTAACAGCTTGTCCAGAGAGGCGAAAGATGGGGCGATTTGGATGGAAAAAAAGGCAAGAAAGGAGATCCGATCGCGGATGGTGTGACAGAAAGGGGGAAAAAGCAAAGCTGTGCAGTGCagtgctgcgctgcgctgcaaTGAGCGATCtcgagtcacgagtgtttTGGTGTGCGCGTATGTGAGCGCAAGTGCAAGATTGAGCTAagccgagcgagtcggaGTCCATTCACGTTGCAGAGTGGCGAGATGCAATCGTCCGTGTCGAACGCGTGCGCTCAAAGGCTTCTGAcgcaagcgtgaaggcgGCGGGCCACCAAGTGAATCTGGAAAATCGGAAGCAAGCATTGCACGTTGGTAACgcgcactcgtgactgctcTCTCGCCTGGCTAAGCTAGTTTGACGGCAAtcaatcgtaaatcgtaaatcgtaaattgaatcgtgagtgctgACTCGagacgattcacgaatcgtgctCGCCCCTGCACAAACGCCCAACGCACgcaccattcgtgattgtgattcatgattcgagactcgtgactgcaccTGTAACTCTgacgctttgctcgacacaattcacgattcgtgatggtgatTTCTTGTTTGGACAAGCAGCCCCTTTTCCGCCATTTGCGCGACCCCTTGAAGATAGCTGGGACACACCCCCTTAACCCCCTCCATCTCAAGCTTAGCGAGCGCTGCCAATGGCTATGGTTACGCAATTCAGATTAGAGCATGTGCGATCAGAGCCAAGCCACGATAAGCCAGAGCGCCGATCGAGCACCTCCAGATACACACGTCGAGactgattcacgattcacgattcacgattcacgattcacgattgatgatGGATTCGGTTTGACTCGATCGCGGTTGCGCCAGTTGCCGTGGTTGCGCGGCTTGACGGCGTAGTCAgccaacactcacgactgaatCGGATCGGGTGACGCGAAAGCAAGCTTGTTCTGcgtgcaatcgtgaatggtgtTTGCCAACA
Coding sequences:
- a CDS encoding Ran GTPase-binding protein LOS1 (related to tRNA Exportin) yields the protein MEEQLIQAVEIASNPLANAGPDVTSQALQFLEHLKTITHESWSVGWSVWSARNPQDNGPKYSQNARMFGLMLVDDFLANRISLSTDPAAAVATLQQSAVEYIQNEYVAGSGDASVAYIKNKFAQVLAVLLLQTYNLPPPYTLLPTLLSMIRAHPAASPSQQSTLQLPINPLTTDLVLRVLHDLSVTLGSDVTLRAVRSKERLQRDAVIRDEIRANHASNIADSVWRIVEEGFNRVNQGEHASNPNSASGVRSMNFTNAVDLTAAATKIVEDYVSWIDINLVVTNQTVPLLFNVLHHPIPKIRTAAADALHGIVSKGMKPADKLSLAQALNLPQVITPLESRTRTGPSAQNGQSDTSDSNIEFREHLAHLTNGLVLEMCKILEESAAEESTRAAAEDLLNSLLPLVLAFLSDEYDDASEQTFSGVNMILSIYKKARRRGAELTGARAEFLSNLIGVALQKMRFDDEAEWPAGSFGAAEDDDDDDDEEDAKFLEMRRSLQTIVGAIAAIDDKLFSTSVAQLVLSTFASFETSSSDSDGQISWQQIELALYVIHFYGDVMTTATAAPKVGLSPAMFVQSPEAGSKGRAPKLGNEALAGLPLSNLGEMVQKLVQSNVSSFPHPAVQLQFFECLVRYSNFFAARSGCVLDALPAFLDWRGVHHEKLGVCKRVNYLLYRFVRDLRAVAAVPMDYVERLLQGLQDLLVVRAELPQVDADEDPLIKATAPAGYFDSQLYLFETSGILVSLLNNAPNDQVVLLKAISEPLSEQMRQAVQAFQRNPTDLTSVLQVHHLMLALSSLSKGFPDLSPTSTQPEPQWVGVFKSITEQVLVSIGAMNSFSVVREAARGAFARMVSTCGKAVLPYIPGLIDALLSEVTSAELVDFVNFLSLVVNKYKDDVRSIVDQLLLILVERIFFFLNQGVTGTDDAVEKSELQKAYMNLLSSMVQSGMESVFVSDKNVGQLETVLQSVVFYSTNSDAACQRTAFSILHRLVASWAGSSAVNGSTEATLPGFERFIYEHLVPLIFEAPAKDTFDFKDAQSQIVLTEISTLAKTIFQKRGDEMIQFLLEVYLPGINCPPQLAQDFTTNLTTLDSKAFKKYLDAFITRSRGG